In Primulina eburnea isolate SZY01 chromosome 3, ASM2296580v1, whole genome shotgun sequence, one DNA window encodes the following:
- the LOC140827901 gene encoding uncharacterized protein isoform X1, whose product MATVHYAAFLAILLAFQFSATTAFFNPFRPPFFGNACEENLCGKGNCTVSKNGTFGYECACERGWRQARSEDDDDLKFLPCVIPNCTLNYTCANIPSPVQNKSKEANISIFDPCFWTDCGGGTCNKTSPFTFACECEEGYYNLLNSTAFPCYKQCSIGGNCQNLGLSFKNTSSSTSPTTNLDEQGTSHAAKLNTRVDFTWSITMVASLALVLRKHI is encoded by the exons ATGGCTACGGTTCACTACGCTGCTTTTCTTGCGATTTTGCTAGCTTTCCAGTTCTCTGCTACCACTGCGTTCTTTAATCCATTCCGGCCACCTTTCTTTG GCAATGCATGCGAAGAAAATTTATGTGGGAAAGGGAACTGCACGGTTTCTAAAAATGGCACGTTTGGGTACGAGTGTGCATGCGAGAGGGGATGGAGGCAAGCTCGTTCTGAAGACGACGACGACTTAAAATTCTTGCCTTGTGTGATTCCCAATT GTACACTCAACTACACCTGTGCAAATATTCCGTCCCCAGTGCAGAACAAAAGCAAGGAAGCTAATATATCTATTTTCGATC CTTGCTTCTGGACTGATTGTGGAGGTGGTACTTGCAACAAGACCTCTCCGTTCACGTTCGCTTGCGAATGTGAAGAGGGTTACTATAATCTGCTCAATTCCACAGCATTTCCATGCTACAAACAAT GTTCGATAGGAGGGAACTGTCAAAATCTTGGACTCAGCTTTAAGAACACATCATCAAGCACTTCTCCAACAACTAATCTGGACGAACAGGGTACAAGTCATG CAGCTAAGTTAAACACGAGAGTTGATTTTACTTGGTCAATTACCATGGTGGCAAGCTTGGCTCTGGTTTTGAGGAAACATATTTAG
- the LOC140827900 gene encoding protein SLOW GREEN 1, chloroplastic-like, whose amino-acid sequence MDSIFLRPNSMPPKLQYSSIATDLHSPRNLLSHAMTKKFTVKASCSGPVPPSDPPKSSIFSLKSAAASVIFAAAAWGSFPWLHAKADILSPPVSVTEEQLDEAGYGEEGTNEGKEGPSSNSPLAQLLESNSEAIDALKTLLQQKLEAGEDEEGLAILRQLSSAQPESLEWKFLMARVLNEMGKIQEARDALEEVLTKDPLSYEALFENALLMDKSGEGDAVMRRLEDALSFAETENKAKKARDVKLIMAQMQFLQKNVDKALLTYDEILKEDPNDFRPYFCKGMIFSLMDKNVEAREEFAKYRELSPKKFEVEGYLRTPLSRMKLFGTDEGN is encoded by the coding sequence ATGGATTCTATCTTCCTTCGTCCCAATTCAATGCCCCCTAAGCTTCAATATTCGTCTATTGCCACCGATCTTCATTCGCCTCGCAACCTTCTTTCACACGCTATGACGAAGAAATTCACGGTTAAAGCCAGTTGCAGTGGTCCCGTACCCCCGTCTGATCCTCCCAAGTCCTCCATTTTCAGCCTCAAAAGCGCCGCCGCATCTGTTATCTTCGCCGCTGCCGCCTGGGGTAGCTTCCCTTGGTTGCATGCCAAAGCCGATATTTTGTCGCCGCCGGTGAGTGTAACTGAAGAGCAGCTTGATGAAGCGGGTTATGGGGAGGAAGGAACGAATGAAGGAAAGGAAGGTCCTTCTTCAAATTCTCCTCTAGCCCAGTTGTTGGAATCCAATTCGGAAGCCATTGACGCGTTGAAAACACTCCTCCAGCAGAAACTGGAAGCGGGCGAGGATGAGGAGGGTTTAGCTATTTTAAGACAACTATCCTCCGCTCAACCTGAAAGTCTTGAATGGAAGTTCCTGATGGCTAGAGTTTTGAACGAAATGGGGAAAATTCAAGAAGCCCGCGATGCCCTCGAGGAGGTTTTGACAAAAGACCCTTTGTCTTACGAGGCTTTGTTCGAAAACGCATTGTTGATGGATAAGTCGGGAGAAGGGGATGCCGTGATGCGGAGATTGGAGGACGCATTGAGCTTTGCTGAGACGGAGAACAAGGCGAAGAAAGCTAGGGATGTGAAGTTGATAATGGCGCAAATGCAGTTCTTGCAAAAGAATGTGGATAAGGCGTTGTTAACTTACGATGAGATTTTGAAAGAGGATCCAAATGATTTTCGGCCTTATTTTTGTAAAGGGATGATTTTTAGTTTGATGGATAAGAATGTAGAGGCCAGGGAGGAGTTTGCCAAGTATCGTGAGCTTTCGCCTAAGAAATTTGAGGTGGAAGGTTATTTGAGGACGCCATTGTCGCGTATGAAGCTTTTTGGGACCGATGAAGGAAATTGA
- the LOC140827901 gene encoding uncharacterized protein isoform X2: protein MATVHYAAFLAILLAFQFSATTAFFNPFRPPFFGNACEENLCGKGNCTVSKNGTFGYECACERGWRQARSEDDDDLKFLPCVIPNCTLNYTCANIPSPVQNKSKEANISIFDPCFWTDCGGGTCNKTSPFTFACECEEGYYNLLNSTAFPCYKQCSIGGNCQNLGLSFKNTSSSTSPTTNLDEQGTSHAKLNTRVDFTWSITMVASLALVLRKHI from the exons ATGGCTACGGTTCACTACGCTGCTTTTCTTGCGATTTTGCTAGCTTTCCAGTTCTCTGCTACCACTGCGTTCTTTAATCCATTCCGGCCACCTTTCTTTG GCAATGCATGCGAAGAAAATTTATGTGGGAAAGGGAACTGCACGGTTTCTAAAAATGGCACGTTTGGGTACGAGTGTGCATGCGAGAGGGGATGGAGGCAAGCTCGTTCTGAAGACGACGACGACTTAAAATTCTTGCCTTGTGTGATTCCCAATT GTACACTCAACTACACCTGTGCAAATATTCCGTCCCCAGTGCAGAACAAAAGCAAGGAAGCTAATATATCTATTTTCGATC CTTGCTTCTGGACTGATTGTGGAGGTGGTACTTGCAACAAGACCTCTCCGTTCACGTTCGCTTGCGAATGTGAAGAGGGTTACTATAATCTGCTCAATTCCACAGCATTTCCATGCTACAAACAAT GTTCGATAGGAGGGAACTGTCAAAATCTTGGACTCAGCTTTAAGAACACATCATCAAGCACTTCTCCAACAACTAATCTGGACGAACAGGGTACAAGTCATG CTAAGTTAAACACGAGAGTTGATTTTACTTGGTCAATTACCATGGTGGCAAGCTTGGCTCTGGTTTTGAGGAAACATATTTAG
- the LOC140827902 gene encoding protein NETWORKED 1A-like: protein METLSQSTSRRLYSWWWDSHISPKNSRWLQENLKDMDAKVKSMIKLIEEDADSFARRAEMYYKKRPELMKLVEEFYRAYRALAERYNHATGELRHAHRTIAKAFPDQVPFELFDDSPVKSSARERDPNTPETQRPLNSFPEIGDTLEDVLGLHMEGSELEGRKKGLNQIYEMLGHNEAVAQSSKSDEVFELSNENLDLKDKVFHATQRAGKAESEVQDLKKALTDIQAEKEDVLLQYQRCLGELSNLEEVLENAQKDSTKFDEKATKAELEVQTLKEALIQLEVEKNAGLIKQKMYLENISNLESKYSRFQEDMKGFDQRAIQAENEAQILKNEISKLELEMEGVYDRYKQCLKKISDLQNVISAVEDEARLLKIQAERAENEVSQLKKALADLNKEKEESTLRYKCCLEIIAKLERDISNAKEDVKRLNNEVLIGTEKLKTAEEKSNLLQMSNQSLRAEADNLTRTIAVKDRELTEKQEELEKLQMNLQGENSRHAQMEAILENLQNLHTQSQDDQRKLAMELENRLLKIKDLESCKLGLEEEILKTGDENRCLNEINLSSNVNMENMQIEIVSLREMKERLEHEVSHQMSLSDSFQEEILRLKDEIKGLSGNYQALVKQVEETGLNPKSVTTSVKNLRDENLRLKRLCDEDRNQKEILSIKLDNMEELLKKKAFVESSLSDLNDKLEGSRLMVTELQESCQFLRGEKATLVAEKASLLSQLQAITENMCGLMEKNSVLEISLSATKVELEGLKEKSKGLEEICEMLKNERSNLLMERSTLVLKLENIERILKSLEKRFMGLEVKYADLEKEKEFMNGEMKELKVSLSVEKQERTISEFQSETRLAKLENNIHILQEENEWKKKEFEEELDKAMKAQFEIFILQKFVKDMEEKNNSLIFECQKHVEASKLAEKLISELESESLEQQVETELLMEEIEGLRLGIYQVFKAIETVLGPSSSNNKVENEQIFVHNILEIIEDMKRSISKHEDDKQKLLVENSILVVLLKQLESMGTQIESKKMSMEHEFKVTAEKLVVVKKENDELQDANKLLKLNMNEGNQHVAILEAELGSLCAKQGDLHKLYNILQELYSQMNHENKYLLKKIADLQGEKSKMDQHNDTVLVEFLATVNQCDVLRSFGNQKIKEVKLLIEDLNRQHEFNDTLEKEKSTLREELELLKVEKLLLKDSGHRLEMAVQGLNEYNALMKQELLRGKESLIRTEEKLVDTQMKFEASKNLNSSLSKTVDELQSDVQKSHQIQENLEKTVLQISEKNSSQEKEIESLHMVNKNLESELLVHRDKSNEFELWKAEAATFYIDLQVSSINEIFLKNKVHDLNGTCQDLAYECSSKSMEIEEMKGIISLLESQIDVLKSQLFAYTPAVELLRDDITFLENKALLQTKGESAYGQKAESHSGISVSGEFPEAQYSPVPEGILCLQSLQMRIKAVGKLMEQTNKSISRRRSNSDTNLEPAMGEIEESKPRHSLGRDKHEHTRKKGYAGNELSDTPKLQKIRTKTSDIRNGMLVKDIPLDQVKRGNVGASDQMLELWETAEKRNRGQTIGESLRLSFKLTEKDIVYDQFDDVNRNSQPPSTDSDMEKELGVDMLEVSTKMSELSREANSRRILERLSSDAQKLECLHTTVKSLIRKLETSQTSRIVKNVDFETVHDQLMEAEETVVHLADLNGKLVETIQDTRSPSGRTSPQLKEAARMRRKKVTEQARKGSESIGRLQLELQKIQYILLKLDEEKTNKGRNKFFHNKTIILRDFIYNGKKNSGKRKKNPFCGCLRPSSGRSQRSP from the exons ATGGAAACTCTATCACAGTCCACATCCAGGCGCTTATATTCTTGGTGGTGGGACAGCCATATAAGCCCCAAAAACTCGAGATGGCTTCAAGAAAATCTGAAAG ACATGGATGCCAAAGTCAAATCCATGATCAAGCTCATTGAAGAAGACGCCGATTCATTTGCGAGAAGGGCTGAAATGTACTACAAGAAAAGGCCGGAGTTGATGAAATTAGTGGAGGAGTTTTACCGAGCCTACCGTGCGTTAGCTGAAAGATATAATCACGCAACAGGGGAACTTCGCCATGCTCATCGAACAATCGCAAAGGCATTTCCTGACCAAGTACCGTTCGAACTTTTTGATGATTCACCTGTGAAATCTTCTGCACGTGAAAGAGATCCTAACACACCTGAAACACAACGTCCCCTGAATTCATTTCCTGAAATTGGTGATACACTCGAGGATGTATTGGGACTTCATATGGAAGGCTCAGAGCTGGAAGGGAGGAAAAAGGGTTTAAATCAGATATATGAAATGCTCGGTCATAATGAAGCAGTGGCCCAGAGTTCAAAATCTGATGAAGTCTTTGAATTGTCAAATGAAAATTTGGATCTTAAAGATAAAGTCTTTCATGCAACTCAAAGAGCTGGAAAAGCCGAGAGCGAAGTTCAGGACTTGAAGAAAGCTCTTACTGATATTCAAGCCGAAAAAGAAGATGTCCTCCTCCAGTACCAACGGTGTCTCGGAGAGCTATCGAATTTGGAGGAAGTGCTCGAAAATGCGCAAAAGGATTCGACGAAATTTGACGAGAAAGCCACCAAAGCCGAACTTGAAGTCCAGACGTTGAAGGAAGCACTTATACAGTTAGAGGTGGAAAAAAATGCTGGTTTGATCAAACAGAAGATGTATTTGGAAAACATTTCTAACCTGGAGTCAAAGTATTCTCGATTCCAAGAAGATATGAAGGGATTTGACCAACGAGCAATTCAAGCAGAAAATGAAGCTCAAATTCTGAAAAATGAAATCTCAAAGTTGGAGCTTGAAATGGAAGGAGTTTATGATCGGTACAAGCAGTGTCTTAAAAAAATATCAGATCTGCAGAACGTAATTTCTGCGGTCGAAGATGAAGCCAGACTGCTCAAGATACaagcagaaagagctgaaaatGAAGTATCTCAGCTAAAGAAGGCTTTGGCTGATCTAAACAAGGAGAAGGAAGAATCAACTCTTCGATACAAGTGCTGCTTGGAGATAATAGCCAAACTCGAGAGAGATATATCTAATGCCAAAGAAGATGTTAAACGCCTTAATAACGAAGTCCTGATTGGAACTGAAAAACTCAAAACTGCTGAAGAGAAGTCTAATCTGTTGCAGATGTCTAACCAGTCACTGCGAGCCGAGGCAGATAATCTAACGAGGACGATAGCAGTAAAAGATCGAGAGCTTACTGAGAAGCAAGAGGAGTTGGAGAAGCTTCAGATGAATTTGCAAGGTGAAAACTCCAGACATGCCCAAATGGAAGCCATTCTCGAGAATTTGCAAAATTTGCATACTCAATCTCAAGACGATCAGAGAAAGCTTGCAATGGAGCTAGAAAACAGGCTGCTGAAGATAAAGGATCTAGAATCATGCAAACTTGGCTTGGAAGAGGAAATTCTGAAGACCGGCGATGAAAATCGTTGTTTGAATGAAATAAACCTGTCATCAAATGTTAATATGGAGAACATGCAAATTGAGATTGTTAGCTTAAGGGAGATGAAGGAGAGGCTCGAACACGAAGTTTCACATCAAATGAGTCTGAGTGATTCTTTTCAGGAGGAAATTCTACGCTTGAAAGACGAGATCAAAGGCTTGAGTGGGAACTACCAGGCATTAGTTAAACAAGTGGAAGAAACAGGTCTGAACCCGAAAAGTGTCACGACATCGGTCAAGAACTTAAGGGATGAGAACTTGAGGCTAAAACGATTATGTGACGAGGACAGGAATCAAAAAGAAATTCTGTCAATAAAGCTGGATAACATGGAGGAACTTTTGAAGAAAAAAGCATTTGTAGAAAGCTCACTGTCGGATTTGAATGACAAGCTGGAGGGCTCTCGTTTAATGGTGACAGAATTGCAAGAATCTTGCCAATTTCTCCGTGGTGAAAAAGCCACACTTGTTGCTGAGAAAGCTTCTCTCTTGTCTCAGTTGCAGGCTATAACTGAGAACATGTGTGGTCTAATGGAAAAAAATTCTGTTCTTGAGATTTCTCTCTCAGCTACAAAAGTTGAACTTGAAGGTCTGAAGGAAAAATCTAAAGGTCTTGAAGAAATTTGTGAAATGCTGAAGAATGAAAGGTCTAATCTTTTGATGGAAAGGAGCACCCTGGTTTTGAAGTTGGAAAACATAGAGAGGATACTGAAAAGCCTCGAGAAAAGATTTATGGGGTTGGAAGTGAAATATGCTGATCTAGAGAAGGAGAAGGAATTCATGAATGGAGAAATGAAAGAACTGAAGGTTTCATTGAGTGTCGAGAAGCAAGAACGAACAATCTCCGAGTTCCAAAGTGAGACAAGGTTGGCTAAACTCGAAAACAATATTCATATCCTGCAAGAAGAAAATGAATGGAAGAAGAAGGAATTTGAAGAGGAACTTGATAAAGCTATGAAAGCCCAGTTTGAGATATTCATATTGCAGAAGTTCGTAAAAGATATGGAAGAGAAAAATAACTCTCTGATTTTTGAGTGTCAAAAGCATGTTGAGGCATCAAAATTGGCGGAAAAGCTTATTTCTGAGCTGGAGAGTGAAAGTCTTGAGCAGCAAGTGGAAACTGAACTACTGATGGAAGAAATAGAAGGTCTAAGATTGGGTATATATCAAGTGTTCAAGGCTATTGAAACTGTTCTTGGACCCTCTTCTTCCAATAACAAGGTTGAAAACGAGCAAATATTTGTGCACAATATTCTTGAAATCATCGAGGATATGAAGCGTTCCATCAGTAAACACGAGGATGATAAGCAGAAACTTTTGGTTGAGAACTCAATTCTGGTTGTACTTTTAAAGCAGTTGGAATCCATGGGGACACAAATCGAGTCGAAGAAAATGAGCATGGAGCATGAGTTCAAAGTCACAGCTGAGAAGCTTGTTGTGGTCAAGAAAGAAAACGACGAACTCCAAGATGCTAACAAGCTATTGAAACTAAATATGAACGAGGGTAACCAACATGTGGCCATACTCGAGGCTGAATTGGGGAGCCTTTGTGCCAAACAGGGTGATTTACATAAACTTTACAATATTTTGCAAGAACTGTACTCTCAAATGAATCACGAGAACAAATATTTGCTGAAGAAAATTGCTGATCTTCAGGGCGAGAAAAGTAAGATGGATCAGCATAATGATACGGTACTAGTTGAATTCTTAGCCACTGTCAATCAATGTGATGTTTTAAGGAGCTTTGGGAATCAGAAAATTAAAGAAGTGAAGTTACTCATTGAAGATCTGAACAGACAACACGAATTCAATGATACCCTTGAAAAAGAAAAGAGCACATTGAGAGAGGAGCTGGAGTTGCTGAAGGTGGAGAAGTTGCTCCTCAAAGATTCTGGTCATAGGTTGGAGATGGCGGTGCAAGGATTAAACGAATATAATGCTCTGATGAAGCAGGAACTCTTACGAGGCAAGGAGAGTTTAATTCGAACAGAAGAAAAGCTCGTGGACACACAAATGAAATTTGAAGCTTCCAAAAATTTGAACTCGTCGTTGTCTAAAACGGTAGATGAGCTGCAGAGTGATGTTCAAAAGTCGCATCAGATACAGGAAAATCTTGAAAAGACCGTACTTCAGATCTCCGAGAAGAATTCATCGCAGGAAAAGGAAATTGAGAGTCTTCATATGGTTAACAAAAACTTAGAGTCTGAACTTTTAGTTCACCGTGATAAGAGCAATGAGTTTGAACTATGGAAGGCAGAGGCAGCAACATTTTATATTGATCTTCAAGTATCTTCTATCAATgaaatttttctgaaaaataaagTCCACGATCTTAATGGAACATGTCAAGATCTTGCATATGAATGTTCTTCTAAATCAATGGAGATTGAAGAGATGAAAGGGATCATTTCTTTGTTGGAGAGTCAGATAGACGTATTAAAGTCACAACTTTTTGCATATACTCCAGCTGTTGAGTTGCTGAGAGATGATATCACATTCCTTGAGAATAAGGCACTTCTCCAAACCAAAGGTGAATCAGCCTACGGTCAAAAGGCAGAG TCTCATTCTGGTATAAGTGTATCTGGAGAGTTTCCTGAAGCTCAGTATTCCCCAGTTCCTGAGGGAATATTGTGTCTGCAAAGCCTGCAGATGAGAATTAAAGCAGTTGGAAAGTTAATGGAACAAACAAACAAGTCCATCTCTAGGAGGAGATCTAACTCGGATACCAATCTTGAGCCAGCAATGGGCGAGATTGAGGAGTCAAAACCACGTCATAGCTTGGGCCGAGACAAACATGAGCACACAAGAAAGAAAGGGTATGCAGGAAATGAGCTTAGTGATACTCCCAAGTTGCAGAAAATACGAACCAAAACCTCTGACATTCGTAATGGGATGCTAGTGAAAGATATTCCTCTAGACCAAGTCAAGAGAGGTAATGTTGGAGCTTCAGATCAAATGCTCGAGCTGTGGGAGACGGCTGAGAAAAGAAACAGAGGCCAAACAATTGGTGAATCTTTGAGGTTGTCATTCAAACTGACAGAAAAGGATATTGTTTACGATCAGTTTGATGATGTAAATCGGAATTCCCAGCCTCCATCAACCGATTCAGACATGGAGAAAGAGCTAGGCGTGGATATGTTGGAGGTGTCAACGAAAATGAGTGAGCTCAGTCGAGAAGCAAACAGCAGAAGGATTCTAGAGAGACTTTCCTCTGATGCACAGAAGCTGGAGTGTCTCCATACGACAGTTAAAAGCTTGATAAGGAAATTGGAGACTAGTCAAACGAGTAGAATTGTAAAGAATGTTGATTTCGAAACTGTGCATGATCAACTAATGGAAGCTGAAGAAACCGTTGTACATCTGGCGGATTTGAATGGAAAACTTGTCGAGACTATACAAGACACACGGTCTCCCAGCGGACGAACTTCCCCTCAGCTGAAAGAGGCTGCCAGAATGCGGAGAAAGAAAGTGACAGAACAGGCACGGAAAGGGTCAGAAAGTATTGGCAGGTTGCAGCTCGAGCTTCAAAAAATTCAGTACATCTTGTTGAAATTGGATGAAGAGAAGACAAACAAAGGGAGAAACAAGTTCTTTCATAACAAAACGATTATTCTGAGGGATTTTATATACAACGGGAAGAAAAACAGCGGGAAGCGTAAGAAGAATCCTTTCTGTGGATGTCTAAGGCCATCATCTGGTAGGAGTCAAAGGAGCCCTTAA
- the LOC140827903 gene encoding LOW QUALITY PROTEIN: protein IQ-DOMAIN 19-like (The sequence of the model RefSeq protein was modified relative to this genomic sequence to represent the inferred CDS: deleted 1 base in 1 codon) codes for MTNDFRITQQRKRKRFAEKGDMGRTGKWLRNFLTGKKDRKEKDIKNGSDPQNFSVFNVNEQHPSTPLTIPQPTTPREKRRWSFRRSSATAPGRPDSNSLENIVFTPSHVMDHHLEDDAKKHVLAVAVATAAAADAAVAAAKAAAAMIQLTAASSERVSSAVEEAAAVTIQSVFRSYLARKALNALKGLVKLQALVRGHLVRKQANATLRCMQALVNAQARARVRRMLFAEDSKNINQKQFNHRKSTQEYNFTNSSQDFDRGLEENIKIVEMDLGNYKPVAKPRNSYSSQPQTENRISIHRASSVKHDHQQISQSPSALTDITPRTCSNHFEECSYCTAQSSPQCFNSAMSKPEHPTIPFSYARSEYADSLYNEYPFYPNYMAYTESSKAKVRSHSAPKQRPIEPFEKPLSRRKPSLEGRNVPRAVRMQRSSSNLGSNAQNYHYPWSVKLDRSTVSLKDSECGSTSTVLTNTNYCRSLMGFDAQGARF; via the exons ATGACAAATGATTTCAGAATCACACAGCAAAGAAAGAG GAAAAGATTCGCAGAGAAAGGAGATATGGGAAGAACTGGAAAATGGCTAAGAAATTTCTTGACAGGAAAGAAAGATAGGAAGGAAAAAGACATAAAAAATGGCAGCGATCCCCAGAATTTTTCGGTTTTCAACGTCAACGAGCAGCACCCCTCCACTCCCTTAACAATCCCGCAGCCCACAACACCGAGGGAGAAGCGGCGGTGGAGCTTCCGCCGCTCCTCCGCCACCGCGCCGGGGCGGCCCGACTCGAACTCTCTGGAGAACATTGTATTCACTCCGTCTCATGTGATGGATCATCACTTGGAGGATGATGCTAAGAAGCATGTCTTGGCGGTGGCCGTGGCTACTGCGGCTGCCGCGGATGCGGCAGTGGCGGCGGCTAAGGCGGCCGCGGCCATGATTCAGCTGACCGCTGCCTCCTCCGAGAGGGTGAGCAGTGCAGTTGAGGAGGCTGCTGCCGTGACGATTCAGTCCGTTTTTCGCTCATATTTG gcAAGAAAAGCTCTAAATGCATTGAAAGGATTAGTGAAGCTGCAGGCATTGGTTCGAGGGCATTTGGTCAGGAAACAGGCGAATGCAACGCTTCGGTGCATGCAGGCACTAGTCAATGcacaagctcgagctcgagttcGAAGAATGCTTTTCGCCGAAGATTCCAAAAACATCAACCAAAAGCAATTTAATCACAGAAAATCTACACAAGAGTACAACTTCACCAATTCATCTCAA GATTTTGACAGAGGGCTAGAAGAGAACATCAAGATTGTGGAAATGGATCTTGGCAACTACAAGCCAGTTGCAAAACCAAGAAACAGCTATTCGAGCCAACCgcaaaccgaa aaccgaatctCCATTCACCGTGCATCATCGGTCAAACACGATCATCAACAGATTTCGCAGTCGCCATCAGCTTTAACTGATATAACCCCACGAACGTGCAGCAACCACTTTGAAGAATGCTCTTACTGCACGGCACAAAGCAGCCCTCAATGCTTCAACTCAGCCATGTCTAAACCTGAACACCCCACAATCCCATTTTCCTATGCCAGATCAGAATATGCAGATTCCCTTTACAATGAGTATCCCTTTTACCCCAACTACATGGCCTACACCGAATCTTCCAAGGCTAAGGTGCGGTCACATAGCGCCCCCAAGCAACGGCCCATTGAGCCGTTCGAGAAGCCTTTGAGTAGGCGGAAGCCTTCACTGGAAGGGAGAAACGTTCCAAGGGCGGTTAGGATGCAACGATCATCGTCTAACCTCGGTTCAAATGCTCAGAATTATCACTATCCATGGTCTGTCAAGCTTGATAGATCAACAGTTTCACTCAAGGATAGCGAGTGCGGTTCTACTAGCACTGTGCTTACTAACACGAATTACTGCAGATCCCTCATGGGATTCGAC GCTCAAGGAGCAAGATTCTAG